In the genome of Balneola sp., one region contains:
- a CDS encoding TIGR00266 family protein, giving the protein MNSHEIDYTIHGNDMQVISIELDPQETVIAEAGTMNWMDRGINFEAKLGDGSQPDKGIFGKLLDVGKRALTGESIFLTHFTNVGSGKKEVSFAAPYPGTIIPLNLKTIGGEILCQKDAFLCAAKGTEISIAFNKRLGSGFFGGEGFILQKLRGDGLAFLHAGGTVIERELNNESLLIDTGCIVAFSPELEYNIERSGNMKSMFFGGEGLFLATLQGTGKVYLQSLPFSRLADRIIQQIPRTPVHRDDN; this is encoded by the coding sequence ATGAATTCACACGAAATTGACTACACTATCCATGGAAATGACATGCAGGTCATTTCTATTGAATTAGATCCTCAGGAAACGGTAATCGCCGAAGCGGGTACGATGAACTGGATGGACAGGGGAATTAACTTTGAAGCCAAATTGGGAGATGGATCACAACCGGATAAGGGAATATTTGGAAAGCTTTTGGATGTAGGGAAAAGAGCCTTAACTGGAGAATCTATTTTTCTCACCCACTTTACAAACGTGGGTTCAGGGAAAAAGGAAGTGAGTTTCGCAGCTCCCTACCCTGGCACTATAATCCCGTTAAACTTGAAAACTATCGGTGGCGAAATCCTGTGTCAAAAAGATGCTTTTCTTTGTGCAGCTAAGGGTACTGAAATAAGTATCGCTTTCAATAAGCGATTAGGCAGTGGCTTTTTCGGGGGTGAAGGATTTATCCTCCAAAAGTTGCGAGGTGATGGACTCGCTTTTCTTCATGCAGGTGGTACGGTAATAGAGCGAGAGTTAAATAATGAGTCTTTGTTAATAGATACCGGTTGTATTGTAGCTTTTTCACCTGAACTGGAATACAACATTGAACGATCAGGCAATATGAAGTCCATGTTTTTTGGTGGAGAAGGATTATTCCTTGCTACTCTTCAAGGTACCGGAAAGGTTTATCTGCAAAGTTTACCCTTCTCTCGTTTGGCTGATCGAATTATCCAGCAAATTCCAAGAACTCCTGTTCATAGAGACGATAATTAA
- a CDS encoding class I SAM-dependent methyltransferase: MPEYSIKGGEQGAKRLDILFNTLEGSTNEFLNRAELNQGIHCLDLGCGNGGVSFLLADLTGSEGQVLGLDIDQKNIQIANETASKKNIENISFQRFDAYELDNNNEYDLVYSRFLLSHLASPETVLNRIFDSLKTGGTILVEDTDFTGHFCYPNSAHFDQYVSLYQKLLKIRGGNANRGQELVGMLEKAGFTDIEFTISQPAHTSGNGKLMAEITFEAVFQSLIDEQLIDKKEFSEIHKGLIEFRKREDTLMSLPRIFQVKARRE, translated from the coding sequence ATGCCGGAGTATTCAATTAAAGGTGGTGAACAAGGTGCTAAAAGACTGGATATTCTATTTAACACGCTTGAAGGAAGTACCAACGAGTTTCTTAATCGAGCTGAACTAAATCAAGGTATTCATTGCCTGGATTTAGGCTGTGGAAACGGCGGGGTATCTTTTCTTTTGGCAGACCTTACCGGATCAGAAGGCCAAGTTCTCGGATTAGATATTGATCAAAAAAACATTCAAATCGCTAATGAAACAGCCAGTAAAAAAAATATTGAGAATATATCCTTTCAACGTTTTGATGCATATGAATTAGATAATAACAACGAATATGATCTTGTCTATAGTCGCTTTCTACTGTCCCACCTCGCCTCACCGGAAACTGTTCTAAACCGCATCTTCGACTCACTCAAAACAGGCGGTACCATATTAGTTGAAGACACAGATTTTACCGGGCATTTTTGCTATCCAAATTCTGCTCACTTTGATCAATATGTTTCCCTATATCAAAAACTGCTTAAGATAAGAGGTGGCAATGCCAACCGAGGTCAGGAACTTGTTGGCATGCTAGAAAAAGCTGGGTTTACCGATATAGAATTCACAATATCACAACCTGCTCATACATCAGGTAATGGCAAGCTAATGGCTGAAATTACTTTTGAAGCTGTATTTCAGTCGCTTATAGATGAACAACTCATAGACAAGAAAGAGTTCTCAGAGATTCATAAAGGACTCATTGAATTCCGAAAACGCGAGGATACCTTAATGAGCCTTCCCCGAATCTTTCAGGTAAAAGCTCGTCGGGAATAA